In a single window of the Haliaeetus albicilla chromosome 25, bHalAlb1.1, whole genome shotgun sequence genome:
- the PIGA gene encoding phosphatidylinositol N-acetylglucosaminyltransferase subunit A isoform X1 — protein sequence MAPCGSPPAGAGPGMAAGGPVRVSHSVCMVSDFFYPNMGGVESHVYQLSQCLIERGHKVLVVTHAYGHRKGVRYLTNGLKVYYLPLKVMYNQSTATTLFHSLPLLRDIFVRERVTVVHAHSSFSAMAHDALFHAKTMGLRTVFTDHSLFGFADVSSVLTNKLLTVSLCDTNHIICVSYTSKENTVLRAALDPRIVSVIPNAVDPTDFTPDPSKRDDGTITIVVVSRLVYRKGIDLLSGIIPELCQKYPELHFLVGGEGPKRIILEEVRERYQLHDRVRLLGALEHQDVRNVLVQGHIFLNTSLTEAFCMAIVEAASCGLQVVSTKVGGIPEVLPENLIILCEPSVKSLCDGLEKAIAQLRSGTLPSPETVHNKVKTFYTWRNVAERTEKVYDRVANEVVLPMDERLDRLMSHCGPVTGYIFALFAVLNFLFLAFLRWMTPDSIIDVAIDATGPKGAWTKQCFGRKKGGVKEELPSS from the exons ATGGCGCCTTGTGGTTCCCCCCCGGCAGGAGCGGGGCCCGGGATGGCGGCCGGGGGCCCGGTGAGGGTGTCCCACAGCGTCTGCATGGTGTCGGACTTCTTCTACCCCAACATGGGGGGCGTGGAGAGCCACGTGTACCAGCTGTCGCAGTGCCTCATCGAGCGAGGCCACAAGGTCCTGGTGGTCACCCACGCCTACGGCCACCGGAAAGGCGTCCGCTACCTCACCAACGGGCTGAAGGTCTACTACTTGCCCCTGAAGGTCATGTACAACCAGTCGACGGCGACGACGCTCTTCCACAGCCTGCCCTTGCTCAGGGACATCTTCGTGAGGGAGAGGGTCACCGTCGTCCACGCCCACAGCTCCTTCTCCGCCATGGCCCATGACGCCCTCTTCCACGCCAAGACCATGGGGCTGCGCACGGTGTTCACGGACCATTCGCTCTTCGGGTTCGCGGATGTCAGCTCGGTGCTCACCAACAAACTGCTGACGGTGTCCCTGTGCGACACAAACCACATCATCTGCGTCTCCTACACGAGCAAGGAGAACACGGTGCTGCGAGCGGCCTTGGACCCGCGGATCGTCTCCGTCATCCCCAATGCTGTTGATCCCACTGACTTCACCCCAGACCCGTCGAAGAGGGATGACGGTACAATAACAATCGTTGTTGTCAGCAGGCTCGTTTACAGAAAAG GTATAGATTTGCTTAGTGGTATAATTCCTGAGCTCTGTCAGAAATATCCAGAGTTACATTTCTTAGTTGGAGGAGAAGGACCAAAACGAATCATACTGGAAGAAGTCCGGGAAAGATACCAGCTACATGACAG GGTACGTCTCCTAGGCGCCTTGGAACACCAGGATGTTAGAAATGTTCTAGTCCAGGGGCACATTTTTCTCAACACTTCCCTCACTGAGGCCTTTTGTATGGCGATTGTGGAAGCAGCAAGCTGTGGTttacag gTGGTGAGTACAAAAGTTGGTGGGATTCCTGAGGTGCTTCCAGaaaatctcattattttatGTGAACCTTCCGTGAAATCTTTGTGCGATGGATTAGAAAAAGCTATTGCCCAGCTCAGATCAGGAACACTACCATCTCCAGAAACCGTTCATAATAAAGTGAAGACATTTTATACATGGAGGAATGTAGCAGAGAGAACTGAGAAA GTGTATGACAGGGTGGCAAATGAAGTGGTTTTACCAATGGATGAGCGACTTGACAGGCTGATGTCTCACTGTGGCCCAGTGACTGGGtatatttttgctctttttgctGTTCTGAACTTCCTTTTCTTGGCCTTTCTGAGGTGGATGACTCCAGATTCCATTATTGATGTTGCAATAGATGCCACAGGACCTAAAGGTGCATGGACTAAGCAGtgttttgggaggaaaaaaggaggagttAAAGAAGAACTTCCAAGCTCCTAA
- the PIGA gene encoding phosphatidylinositol N-acetylglucosaminyltransferase subunit A isoform X2: MAAGGPVRVSHSVCMVSDFFYPNMGGVESHVYQLSQCLIERGHKVLVVTHAYGHRKGVRYLTNGLKVYYLPLKVMYNQSTATTLFHSLPLLRDIFVRERVTVVHAHSSFSAMAHDALFHAKTMGLRTVFTDHSLFGFADVSSVLTNKLLTVSLCDTNHIICVSYTSKENTVLRAALDPRIVSVIPNAVDPTDFTPDPSKRDDGTITIVVVSRLVYRKGIDLLSGIIPELCQKYPELHFLVGGEGPKRIILEEVRERYQLHDRVRLLGALEHQDVRNVLVQGHIFLNTSLTEAFCMAIVEAASCGLQVVSTKVGGIPEVLPENLIILCEPSVKSLCDGLEKAIAQLRSGTLPSPETVHNKVKTFYTWRNVAERTEKVYDRVANEVVLPMDERLDRLMSHCGPVTGYIFALFAVLNFLFLAFLRWMTPDSIIDVAIDATGPKGAWTKQCFGRKKGGVKEELPSS; the protein is encoded by the exons ATGGCGGCCGGGGGCCCGGTGAGGGTGTCCCACAGCGTCTGCATGGTGTCGGACTTCTTCTACCCCAACATGGGGGGCGTGGAGAGCCACGTGTACCAGCTGTCGCAGTGCCTCATCGAGCGAGGCCACAAGGTCCTGGTGGTCACCCACGCCTACGGCCACCGGAAAGGCGTCCGCTACCTCACCAACGGGCTGAAGGTCTACTACTTGCCCCTGAAGGTCATGTACAACCAGTCGACGGCGACGACGCTCTTCCACAGCCTGCCCTTGCTCAGGGACATCTTCGTGAGGGAGAGGGTCACCGTCGTCCACGCCCACAGCTCCTTCTCCGCCATGGCCCATGACGCCCTCTTCCACGCCAAGACCATGGGGCTGCGCACGGTGTTCACGGACCATTCGCTCTTCGGGTTCGCGGATGTCAGCTCGGTGCTCACCAACAAACTGCTGACGGTGTCCCTGTGCGACACAAACCACATCATCTGCGTCTCCTACACGAGCAAGGAGAACACGGTGCTGCGAGCGGCCTTGGACCCGCGGATCGTCTCCGTCATCCCCAATGCTGTTGATCCCACTGACTTCACCCCAGACCCGTCGAAGAGGGATGACGGTACAATAACAATCGTTGTTGTCAGCAGGCTCGTTTACAGAAAAG GTATAGATTTGCTTAGTGGTATAATTCCTGAGCTCTGTCAGAAATATCCAGAGTTACATTTCTTAGTTGGAGGAGAAGGACCAAAACGAATCATACTGGAAGAAGTCCGGGAAAGATACCAGCTACATGACAG GGTACGTCTCCTAGGCGCCTTGGAACACCAGGATGTTAGAAATGTTCTAGTCCAGGGGCACATTTTTCTCAACACTTCCCTCACTGAGGCCTTTTGTATGGCGATTGTGGAAGCAGCAAGCTGTGGTttacag gTGGTGAGTACAAAAGTTGGTGGGATTCCTGAGGTGCTTCCAGaaaatctcattattttatGTGAACCTTCCGTGAAATCTTTGTGCGATGGATTAGAAAAAGCTATTGCCCAGCTCAGATCAGGAACACTACCATCTCCAGAAACCGTTCATAATAAAGTGAAGACATTTTATACATGGAGGAATGTAGCAGAGAGAACTGAGAAA GTGTATGACAGGGTGGCAAATGAAGTGGTTTTACCAATGGATGAGCGACTTGACAGGCTGATGTCTCACTGTGGCCCAGTGACTGGGtatatttttgctctttttgctGTTCTGAACTTCCTTTTCTTGGCCTTTCTGAGGTGGATGACTCCAGATTCCATTATTGATGTTGCAATAGATGCCACAGGACCTAAAGGTGCATGGACTAAGCAGtgttttgggaggaaaaaaggaggagttAAAGAAGAACTTCCAAGCTCCTAA